From the genome of Phytohabitans rumicis, one region includes:
- a CDS encoding enolase C-terminal domain-like protein, with amino-acid sequence MKIVDIRATTVTVPLEAPLRHSNGAHWGRFVRTIVEVEADNGLVGLGELGGGGESAEAAVRGLREYLVGHDPFALEALRFAIANPTASLYNNRTQLLAAIEFACLDLIGQHLDVPVYDLLGGKLRDRVPFASYLFFRLATDAGFGEVRTPEQLVAHARALRDEHGFTVHKLKGGVFPPEYELECYRALAKAFPGDRLRHDPNGSLSVAEARRFGEAIRDLPNDYFEDPTWGLNGMRQLRDLGIPLATNTVVVNFEQLATNVRDPAVDVILLDTTFWGGIRPCVKAAAVCETFQLGVAVHSSGELGIQLATMLHLGAVLPNLTHAADAHYHHLRDDVIAGGKMPYVAGAITVPDGPGLGVRLDPERVAQYAELYRELGGYPYDRDPARPGWYPLVPNDRWADPS; translated from the coding sequence ATGAAGATCGTCGACATCCGGGCCACGACCGTCACCGTCCCGCTCGAAGCGCCGCTGCGCCACTCCAACGGCGCGCACTGGGGTCGCTTCGTCCGCACCATCGTCGAGGTCGAGGCCGACAACGGGCTGGTCGGCCTCGGCGAGTTGGGCGGTGGGGGCGAGAGTGCCGAGGCGGCGGTCCGGGGCCTGCGGGAGTATCTGGTCGGCCACGACCCGTTCGCGCTGGAGGCGCTGCGGTTCGCCATCGCCAACCCGACCGCGAGTCTCTACAACAACCGCACGCAGCTGCTCGCGGCCATCGAGTTCGCCTGCCTCGACCTGATCGGCCAGCACCTCGATGTGCCCGTGTACGACCTGCTCGGCGGCAAGCTGCGCGACCGCGTGCCGTTCGCGTCGTACCTGTTCTTCCGGTTGGCCACCGACGCGGGCTTCGGGGAGGTGCGCACCCCCGAGCAGCTCGTCGCGCACGCCCGCGCGCTGCGGGACGAGCACGGCTTCACCGTCCACAAGCTCAAGGGCGGTGTCTTCCCGCCCGAGTACGAGCTGGAGTGCTACCGGGCCCTGGCGAAGGCGTTCCCGGGCGACCGGCTGCGCCACGACCCGAACGGCTCGCTGTCGGTGGCCGAGGCCCGCCGCTTCGGTGAGGCGATCCGGGACCTGCCCAACGATTACTTCGAGGACCCGACGTGGGGCCTGAACGGCATGCGCCAGCTGCGCGACCTCGGCATCCCGCTGGCCACCAACACGGTGGTCGTCAACTTCGAGCAGCTGGCCACGAACGTACGCGATCCCGCCGTCGACGTGATCCTGCTCGACACGACGTTCTGGGGCGGCATCCGGCCGTGTGTGAAGGCGGCGGCCGTGTGCGAGACGTTCCAGCTCGGCGTCGCCGTGCACTCGTCCGGCGAGCTCGGCATCCAGCTCGCCACCATGCTGCACCTCGGCGCCGTGCTGCCCAACCTCACGCACGCCGCCGACGCGCACTACCACCATCTCCGCGACGACGTCATCGCCGGTGGCAAGATGCCCTATGTGGCCGGCGCCATCACGGTGCCGGACGGGCCCGGGCTCGGCGTGCGGCTCGACCCTGAGCGGGTGGCCCAGTACGCCGAGCTCTACCGCGAGCTGGGTGGCTATCCGTACGACCGGGACCCGGCCCGGCCCGGGTGGTATCCGTTGGTGCCGAACGACCGTTGGGCGGACCCGTCATGA
- a CDS encoding DUF4432 family protein — protein sequence MLENELLRITVLLHGGHVVEFNHKPRDLDYVWLSPRGGWPVPPSDDFFDTYPGGWQEVLPNGGAPAAYRGAAMAQHGEAAGLPWDCAVVANDPAEVAVRLTVRTRRMPYRVSKVLRLRSGVARLEAAETLTNESAVAVHAMWGQHFAYGAPFLVPGARIALPPGITVIPHETTLNPPRRAVAAGGPYPWPVVPTPDGGSVDLSVVPAPGSPSDVLYLTGFTEGWYELRRPDAGPGVRVEWDAAVLPYLWMWHEFGDTTDYPWWGQAYVAGLEPFSSYPTNGLPDAVANGTALSLPPSSSKELTWAVEVLP from the coding sequence GTGCTCGAGAACGAGCTGCTGCGGATCACCGTGCTGCTGCACGGCGGTCACGTGGTCGAGTTCAACCACAAGCCGCGCGATCTGGACTACGTGTGGCTCTCGCCGCGCGGTGGCTGGCCGGTGCCACCGTCCGACGACTTCTTCGACACCTACCCGGGCGGCTGGCAAGAGGTGCTGCCCAACGGAGGCGCGCCGGCGGCCTATCGGGGTGCCGCGATGGCGCAGCACGGTGAGGCGGCCGGACTTCCGTGGGACTGTGCGGTGGTCGCGAATGACCCCGCGGAGGTCGCGGTCCGCCTCACCGTGCGTACCCGGCGCATGCCGTACCGGGTGTCCAAGGTGCTGCGCCTGCGCTCCGGCGTCGCCCGCCTCGAAGCGGCCGAGACGCTGACCAACGAGTCAGCCGTGGCGGTGCACGCCATGTGGGGGCAGCACTTCGCGTACGGTGCGCCGTTCCTCGTACCGGGCGCCCGCATCGCGCTCCCGCCGGGGATCACGGTGATCCCGCACGAGACGACCCTCAACCCGCCGCGGCGGGCGGTCGCGGCGGGCGGGCCGTACCCGTGGCCGGTCGTGCCCACGCCCGACGGCGGGTCGGTCGACCTGTCGGTGGTTCCGGCGCCGGGGTCGCCCAGCGACGTGCTGTACCTGACCGGCTTCACCGAGGGCTGGTACGAGCTTCGCCGGCCGGACGCCGGTCCGGGCGTACGGGTGGAGTGGGACGCGGCCGTGCTGCCGTACCTGTGGATGTGGCACGAGTTCGGCGACACGACGGACTACCCGTGGTGGGGCCAGGCGTACGTCGCCGGCCTCGAACCGTTCTCCAGCTACCCGACCAACGGCCTGCCGGACGCGGTCGCCAACGGGACCGCGCTGTCCCTGCCGCCATCCTCGTCGAAGGAGCTCACGTGGGCCGTGGAGGTGCTGCCGTGA
- a CDS encoding DUF4185 domain-containing protein, which produces MGWTGADSTYSTSLPGGKRLWIYSDTFLGPVNPDLSRPMDVPFLRNSMIVQNGRKLTTIHGGTAAEPTTLLAPDDPTRWWWVGAGITLGGVLYQTVVEFGRTGDGPWDFAWMGNHLARMSVGRLNRVIDIRPLPSSIEVTWASWLQPIGNYLYIYGVEDLGASKYLHVARAAGRNPLGRWQYWTGSGWSTSEADSARVLEGVSNEYSVTPWRGQWLLVTQDTTELFSTKIVGYLGGSPTGPFTGKTLLYNTPETGLLGSYGNPNVFTYNPHVHPELSTDRKLVVSYNVNSFNGQDLYDDVTIYRGRFVDVNLA; this is translated from the coding sequence GTGGGCTGGACCGGGGCCGACAGCACGTACTCCACGTCGTTGCCCGGCGGAAAGCGGCTCTGGATCTACTCCGACACCTTCCTCGGCCCGGTCAACCCCGACCTCAGCCGCCCGATGGACGTTCCCTTCCTGCGCAACTCGATGATCGTCCAAAATGGACGCAAGCTCACCACGATCCACGGCGGTACGGCGGCCGAACCGACCACGCTGCTCGCCCCCGACGACCCCACCCGGTGGTGGTGGGTGGGCGCCGGGATCACCCTTGGCGGCGTGCTGTACCAGACCGTCGTCGAGTTCGGCCGGACCGGCGACGGACCGTGGGACTTCGCCTGGATGGGCAACCACCTCGCCCGGATGTCCGTGGGCCGGCTGAACCGCGTCATCGACATCCGTCCGCTGCCGTCCTCGATCGAGGTGACCTGGGCCTCCTGGCTCCAGCCGATCGGCAACTACCTCTACATCTACGGCGTCGAGGACCTCGGCGCGAGCAAGTACCTCCATGTGGCCCGGGCGGCGGGGCGCAACCCGCTCGGGCGCTGGCAGTACTGGACCGGGTCCGGGTGGTCCACCAGCGAGGCCGACTCGGCGCGCGTGCTGGAGGGCGTCAGCAACGAGTACAGCGTGACGCCGTGGCGCGGCCAGTGGCTCCTGGTCACCCAGGACACCACCGAGCTGTTCAGCACCAAAATCGTCGGGTACCTGGGCGGCAGCCCGACCGGACCGTTCACCGGCAAGACTTTGCTCTACAACACGCCGGAGACCGGGCTGCTGGGCAGCTACGGCAACCCAAACGTGTTCACCTACAACCCGCACGTGCACCCGGAGCTGAGCACCGACCGCAAGCTCGTCGTGTCGTACAACGTCAACAGTTTCAACGGCCAGGACCTGTACGACGACGTCACGATCTACCGCGGCCGCTTCGTCGACGTGAACTTGGCTTGA
- a CDS encoding DUF559 domain-containing protein produces the protein MGRGALGGRGAVLAGLAAAAESGLRGFRAEPIDLLVPEGRTTASARRHLPPGMPGVRVHRTRSLPQEHLQVGRPMRTSTPRSLVDAAGWARGDNEARSIIAAGCQQRIVTPQEIITVVQQLPRARRRALVVETAQYAHGGATALSEIDFVKLCRRHRLPPPDLQEPRKDASGRTRYLDAYWRAWKLHVEVDGAHHMQVRYWEADMSRQNEVWIAGDRILRFSAWQVRHRPKEVADQLRRALMTAGWVPVE, from the coding sequence GTGGGTCGCGGTGCTCTCGGTGGGCGGGGTGCGGTGCTCGCCGGGCTCGCCGCGGCCGCCGAGTCGGGCCTGCGCGGCTTTCGGGCCGAGCCCATCGATCTGCTCGTGCCGGAGGGCCGTACCACTGCGTCGGCTCGGCGGCACCTCCCGCCTGGCATGCCGGGCGTGCGCGTACACCGCACGCGCTCGCTGCCGCAGGAACACCTACAAGTGGGTCGGCCGATGCGGACCAGCACACCCCGCTCGCTGGTCGACGCGGCCGGGTGGGCACGCGGCGACAACGAGGCGCGGTCCATCATCGCGGCCGGCTGCCAGCAGCGCATCGTCACGCCTCAAGAGATCATCACCGTCGTGCAGCAGCTGCCACGGGCCCGGCGCCGCGCGCTCGTGGTCGAGACTGCGCAGTACGCCCACGGCGGCGCGACCGCGCTATCGGAGATCGACTTCGTCAAGCTCTGCCGACGGCACCGCCTGCCGCCACCGGACCTGCAGGAGCCGCGCAAAGACGCCAGCGGCCGGACGCGGTACCTCGACGCGTACTGGCGGGCCTGGAAGCTGCACGTGGAGGTGGACGGCGCGCACCACATGCAGGTCCGCTACTGGGAGGCGGACATGAGTCGGCAGAACGAGGTGTGGATCGCCGGCGACCGGATCCTGCGCTTCTCCGCCTGGCAGGTCCGCCACCGCCCCAAAGAGGTGGCCGATCAGCTCCGGCGCGCCCTCATGACCGCCGGCTGGGTGCCAGTCGAGTAG
- a CDS encoding SigB/SigF/SigG family RNA polymerase sigma factor: protein MTHALVTSTTSDAGTDAARDDGADLLAALAALPARHPSRPALRERTITAFAPMARHLAHRYHGRGEPLDDLIQTAMVGLIKAVDRFDAQRGIEFAGFAIPTIIGELKRHFRDRTWDIRVPRRLQELRLAISEANSTLSHRLGRSPTVADIAGHLGLTEEQILEGLEAARAYNSTSLSAPLSTDSDTELGDTMGGPDPEFELAELRIALGPALASLDAREQKILLLRFYGNLTQSQIADQIGVSQMHVSRLLTKALAKLRGRMADAA, encoded by the coding sequence GTGACCCACGCTCTCGTTACTTCGACCACCTCGGATGCCGGCACAGACGCGGCACGCGACGACGGCGCCGACCTACTGGCCGCCCTGGCGGCGCTGCCCGCCCGCCACCCGTCCCGGCCCGCGCTGCGCGAGCGGACGATCACCGCGTTCGCCCCCATGGCCCGGCACCTGGCACACCGCTATCACGGCCGCGGCGAACCCCTCGACGATCTGATCCAGACCGCGATGGTCGGGCTGATCAAGGCGGTCGACCGGTTCGACGCCCAGCGGGGCATCGAGTTCGCCGGGTTCGCCATCCCCACGATCATCGGCGAGCTCAAGCGCCACTTCCGGGATCGCACGTGGGACATCCGCGTGCCACGCCGGCTACAGGAGCTGCGGCTGGCCATCTCCGAGGCCAACAGCACCCTGTCCCATCGGCTGGGCCGCTCACCGACCGTCGCCGACATCGCCGGCCACCTGGGGCTCACCGAGGAGCAGATCCTGGAAGGGCTGGAGGCCGCCCGCGCCTACAACAGCACGTCGCTGTCCGCACCGCTATCCACGGACAGCGACACCGAACTCGGCGACACCATGGGCGGGCCGGACCCGGAGTTCGAGCTCGCGGAGCTGCGGATCGCGCTCGGACCGGCGCTGGCCAGCCTCGACGCGCGCGAGCAGAAGATCCTGCTCCTGCGCTTCTACGGCAACCTCACCCAGAGCCAGATCGCCGACCAGATCGGCGTCTCCCAGATGCACGTGTCCCGCCTGCTGACCAAGGCGCTAGCCAAGCTGCGCGGCCGCATGGCCGACGCCGCTTAG
- a CDS encoding DEAD/DEAH box helicase, with protein MTLTDLRPADAGPDALFDAFSSWAADQGLTLYPHQEEALIEIVSGANVILSTPTGSGKSLVALGAHFAALATGRTTFYTAPIKALVSEKFFALCEAFGAANVGMLTGDASVNEDAPIICCTAEILANIALREGAEADVGLVVMDEFHFYSEPDRGWAWQVPLLELPQAQFVLMSATLGDVSFFEKDLTRRTGRPTAAVRTAARPVPLFFSYVTTPLHETIEELLSTHQAPVYIVHFTQAAALERAQALMSVNLSTRAEKDAIAAAIGDFRFTAGFGRTLSRLVRHGIGVHHAGMLPKYRRLVETLAQAGLLKVICGTDTLGVGINVPIRTVLFTGLSKYDGVRTRLLKAREFHQIAGRAGRAGYDTVGNVVVQAPEHVIDNEKALAKAGDDPKKRRKVVRKKPPEGSIGWGRPTFDRLVEAEPEPLTSSFAVSHSMLLNVIGRPGDAFAAMRHLLTENHDDPATRRKHIRRAIAIYRALLAAGVVSSTPVPHLTLDLQFDFALNQPLSPFALAAIDLLDRESPTYALDVLSVIESTLDNPRQVLSAQQFKARGEAVAAMKAEGIEYEARLELLDQVTHPKPLADLLEVGFEAYRKGHPWVADHELSPKSVARDMYERAMTFTEYVSFYGLSRSEGLVLRYLADAYKAVRQTVPDDAKTEELIDLIEWLGELVRQVDSSLLDEWERLRSGASTADERAAMADQPPAVTRNVRAFRVLVRNALFRRVELAALRRYDELGTLDAESGWDADAWADALEPYYDEHDEIGTGPNARGPALLMIDQGPDRWRVRQILDDPAGHHDWAITAEVDLAASDELGAAAVRIISVGDE; from the coding sequence ATGACGCTCACCGACCTCCGCCCGGCCGACGCCGGCCCCGACGCGCTCTTCGACGCGTTCTCATCCTGGGCCGCGGATCAGGGGCTCACCCTCTATCCCCATCAGGAAGAGGCGCTTATCGAGATCGTGTCGGGCGCCAACGTGATCCTGAGCACACCGACCGGCTCCGGCAAGAGCCTCGTCGCGCTCGGCGCCCACTTCGCCGCCCTCGCGACCGGCCGCACCACCTTCTATACCGCACCCATCAAGGCGCTCGTCTCGGAAAAGTTCTTCGCCCTCTGCGAGGCGTTCGGCGCGGCCAACGTGGGCATGCTCACCGGCGACGCCAGCGTCAACGAGGACGCGCCCATCATCTGCTGCACCGCCGAGATCCTCGCCAACATCGCCCTGCGCGAGGGCGCCGAGGCGGACGTCGGCCTGGTCGTGATGGACGAGTTCCACTTCTACTCCGAGCCCGACCGGGGCTGGGCGTGGCAGGTGCCGTTGCTGGAGCTGCCGCAGGCGCAGTTCGTCCTCATGTCCGCGACGCTCGGCGACGTGTCGTTCTTCGAGAAGGACCTGACCCGGCGCACCGGCCGGCCCACCGCCGCGGTCCGCACGGCCGCACGGCCGGTCCCGCTCTTCTTCTCGTACGTCACGACGCCGTTGCACGAGACCATCGAGGAGCTGCTGAGCACCCACCAGGCGCCTGTCTACATTGTCCACTTCACCCAGGCGGCCGCGCTCGAGCGGGCGCAGGCGCTGATGAGCGTCAACCTCAGCACCCGGGCGGAGAAGGACGCCATCGCCGCCGCCATCGGTGACTTCCGGTTCACCGCCGGCTTCGGGCGTACGCTGTCGCGGCTCGTGCGGCACGGCATCGGCGTGCACCACGCCGGCATGCTGCCGAAGTACCGCCGGCTCGTGGAGACCCTCGCCCAGGCCGGCCTGCTGAAGGTGATCTGCGGCACCGACACGCTCGGCGTGGGCATCAACGTTCCTATCCGGACGGTCCTGTTCACCGGGCTGAGCAAGTACGACGGGGTGCGCACCCGACTTCTCAAGGCCCGCGAGTTCCACCAGATCGCCGGCCGGGCCGGGCGGGCCGGGTACGACACCGTCGGCAACGTCGTCGTCCAGGCCCCCGAGCACGTCATCGACAACGAGAAGGCCCTCGCCAAGGCTGGCGACGACCCGAAGAAGCGCCGCAAGGTGGTGCGGAAGAAGCCACCCGAGGGCTCCATCGGCTGGGGCAGGCCGACGTTCGATCGGCTGGTGGAGGCCGAGCCCGAGCCGCTCACGTCGAGCTTCGCGGTGAGCCACTCCATGCTGCTCAACGTCATCGGCCGCCCCGGTGACGCGTTCGCCGCGATGCGCCACCTGCTCACCGAGAACCACGACGACCCCGCCACCCGGCGCAAGCACATCCGGCGGGCGATCGCCATCTACCGGGCCCTGCTGGCGGCGGGCGTCGTCTCCTCCACACCGGTCCCGCACCTGACCCTGGACCTACAGTTCGACTTCGCGCTCAACCAGCCGCTGTCGCCGTTCGCGCTCGCCGCCATCGACCTGCTCGACCGCGAGTCCCCCACGTACGCCCTCGACGTGCTCTCCGTCATCGAGTCCACCTTGGACAATCCGCGCCAGGTGCTGTCGGCGCAGCAGTTCAAGGCGCGCGGCGAGGCGGTGGCCGCGATGAAGGCCGAGGGCATCGAGTACGAGGCCCGCCTGGAGCTGCTCGACCAGGTGACCCACCCGAAGCCGCTCGCCGACCTGCTGGAGGTCGGCTTCGAGGCGTACCGCAAGGGGCACCCGTGGGTGGCCGACCACGAGCTGTCTCCCAAGTCGGTGGCGCGCGACATGTACGAGCGCGCGATGACGTTCACCGAATATGTCAGCTTCTACGGCCTGTCCCGCTCCGAAGGGCTGGTGCTGCGCTACCTCGCCGACGCGTACAAGGCGGTCCGGCAGACCGTGCCCGACGACGCCAAGACCGAGGAGCTCATCGACCTCATCGAGTGGCTCGGCGAACTGGTCCGCCAGGTCGACTCCAGCCTGCTCGACGAGTGGGAGCGGCTGCGCTCCGGTGCTTCCACCGCCGACGAGCGGGCCGCGATGGCCGATCAGCCGCCCGCGGTCACCCGCAACGTCCGCGCCTTCCGGGTGCTCGTCCGCAACGCGCTCTTCCGCCGCGTCGAGCTTGCCGCCCTGCGCCGGTACGACGAGTTGGGCACCCTCGACGCCGAGTCCGGCTGGGACGCCGACGCCTGGGCCGACGCCCTGGAGCCGTACTACGACGAGCACGACGAGATCGGCACCGGCCCGAACGCGCGCGGCCCCGCCCTCCTGATGATCGATCAGGGCCCGGACCGCTGGCGCGTGCGCCAGATCCTCGACGACCCCGCCGGCCACCACGACTGGGCGATCACCGCCGAGGTGGACCTGGCCGCCTCCGACGAGTTGGGCGCCGCCGCGGTCAGGATCATCTCGGTCGGCGACGAGTAG
- a CDS encoding TrmB family transcriptional regulator, translated as MSTVLQAAGLSAAEETTYLSLVRQGGAPLPQLADRVGLTAAGVRRAVAGLQRKGLVHRTPPPHERVVPVPPDLAVEQLVRRRMEELERTREAAHQLADEAQHLVANRRTEELIEIVSGRAAVGRAFDRIQRTARREMRVLVAPPYAKPTEVNRTQLDREAAGVSYRAVYDAAALADRDMAAAAATHLRAGEQARLIDVLPTKLAIADQELALLPLAYATAAHDAALLVHPCGLLDALIALFETVWTLATPLSLADADTPRADSAISGSDRQLLSLLVAGLTDEAAAARLGVSRRTVVRRVQHLMELTNARSRLQLGWQARERGWL; from the coding sequence GTGTCCACCGTGCTCCAGGCCGCCGGGCTCAGCGCCGCGGAGGAGACCACGTACCTCTCGCTGGTACGCCAGGGCGGCGCGCCGCTCCCCCAGCTCGCCGACCGCGTCGGCCTGACCGCGGCCGGCGTCCGCCGCGCGGTCGCCGGTTTGCAGCGCAAGGGACTGGTGCACCGCACGCCGCCACCGCACGAACGGGTCGTCCCGGTGCCGCCGGACCTGGCGGTGGAGCAGCTGGTCCGCCGGCGCATGGAGGAGCTCGAACGCACCCGGGAGGCCGCGCACCAGCTCGCCGACGAGGCGCAGCACCTGGTCGCCAACCGGCGTACCGAGGAGCTGATCGAGATCGTGTCCGGCCGGGCCGCCGTGGGACGGGCGTTCGACCGGATCCAGCGGACCGCCCGGCGGGAGATGCGGGTGCTGGTGGCCCCGCCGTACGCGAAGCCGACCGAGGTCAACCGCACCCAGCTCGACCGGGAGGCCGCCGGCGTCAGCTACCGGGCGGTGTACGACGCGGCCGCCCTCGCCGACCGCGACATGGCGGCCGCCGCCGCGACCCACCTGCGCGCCGGCGAGCAGGCCCGCCTCATCGACGTGCTGCCGACCAAGCTCGCCATCGCCGACCAGGAGCTGGCGCTGCTGCCGCTGGCGTACGCCACGGCGGCGCACGACGCGGCGCTGCTGGTGCATCCGTGCGGCCTCCTCGACGCGCTGATCGCGCTCTTCGAGACGGTCTGGACGCTCGCCACCCCGCTGTCGCTGGCGGACGCCGACACGCCGCGGGCCGACTCGGCCATCTCCGGCAGCGACCGCCAGCTCCTGTCGCTGCTCGTCGCGGGACTGACCGACGAGGCAGCCGCCGCCCGCCTGGGGGTAAGCCGGCGGACCGTCGTGCGCCGGGTGCAGCACCTCATGGAGTTGACCAACGCGCGGTCCCGACTTCAGCTCGGCTGGCAGGCGCGGGAGCGTGGCTGGTTGTAA